A stretch of Methanomassiliicoccales archaeon DNA encodes these proteins:
- a CDS encoding ABC transporter permease, which translates to MPHRILVAIKGEIKTFYRNKSTIFWTLTFPIVLILLFGAIFSGSGGGVVDIHVQDLSDSSFSHQFIQTLKDTGSVKIINVSKEANLEDYIKNNSPYALLIIPPNFQNATINNSYNSTQIRVLTEPTSSASNLVNGLISGVTSQYNLILANGTNRITIKYNDIAGEKFGFIDFFLPGVIALTTMTTTIFWMVSVMTRYRTNGIFKKLTTTPITRYEWLAAQILWQLAVVIISVFIIMLVGFTVFNMHLTLTPLAIVVIILSSALFSSIGMIIARFIRDEESASTAANLVTFPMMFLSGIFFNLAMMPSFLQQIAKVLPLYYVGEALRNTMVYNNQNLALEQTNFVAILSLIFFAAGVVLSKWKED; encoded by the coding sequence ATGCCTCACAGAATTTTAGTTGCAATTAAGGGTGAGATTAAGACATTTTATAGAAATAAGTCTACAATTTTTTGGACTTTGACTTTCCCTATAGTATTAATTTTGCTATTTGGAGCTATTTTTAGCGGTTCGGGAGGAGGTGTAGTTGATATTCATGTTCAAGACCTATCTGATTCAAGCTTTTCACATCAATTTATTCAAACTTTGAAAGATACAGGCTCTGTAAAAATAATCAATGTTAGCAAGGAAGCTAACCTGGAAGATTATATTAAAAATAATTCTCCCTATGCACTTCTTATAATACCACCGAATTTTCAAAACGCCACGATTAATAATTCATATAACTCCACTCAAATTAGAGTTCTCACAGAACCTACATCATCAGCCTCCAACTTGGTCAATGGTTTGATAAGTGGGGTTACAAGTCAATATAATTTAATCCTGGCAAATGGAACGAATCGCATTACAATCAAATATAATGACATTGCAGGAGAAAAATTTGGCTTCATCGACTTTTTCCTTCCAGGAGTTATTGCATTAACCACTATGACGACAACCATATTTTGGATGGTAAGTGTTATGACTCGTTATCGGACTAATGGCATATTCAAAAAATTAACAACCACGCCTATAACGAGATATGAATGGCTAGCAGCTCAGATACTTTGGCAATTAGCAGTTGTAATTATCTCTGTATTCATTATCATGCTTGTTGGTTTTACCGTCTTTAATATGCATCTTACACTTACGCCTTTAGCAATTGTTGTAATAATATTGTCTTCAGCACTTTTCAGTAGTATAGGAATGATAATTGCAAGATTCATCAGGGACGAGGAAAGCGCTTCAACAGCCGCTAATTTAGTCACATTTCCAATGATGTTTTTATCTGGCATATTTTTCAATTTAGCCATGATGCCTTCGTTCCTTCAACAAATAGCTAAGGTTTTACCTCTATACTATGTTGGCGAAGCTTTGCGCAATACGATGGTATAT
- a CDS encoding ABC transporter ATP-binding protein, with protein MVEKVIEVHSLVKRYGSFTAVDGISFEVKKGEVFSLLGPNGAGKTTTVEIMECLRSLTSGRVEILGMDVNKDSSKIKKRIGVLPQDFNAFDFLTVRENIEYFAGMFDRQISIDEIIKAVDLLEKKDVWFKKLSGGLKQRVGVAISMVNDPEIIFLDEPTTGLDPKARRDVWEVIRDLKQKEKTIILTTHYMEEAEILSDRVGIIDHGKLLAIGTPKDIIDKYGTGNKCIISNCDDVCAKALQHQWPGLERKNGDIILTFEKSSSLPEIIYTLDRSGGNYEQIKVTKPTLEDVFLRLTGKRLNDEQKDSKKMKKRIRFLKRGRGVS; from the coding sequence TTGGTTGAAAAGGTCATCGAAGTTCATAGTTTAGTAAAACGTTATGGTTCATTCACAGCAGTAGACGGAATAAGCTTTGAAGTGAAGAAAGGAGAAGTATTTTCACTACTTGGCCCAAATGGAGCAGGAAAAACCACTACAGTTGAAATTATGGAGTGCCTTCGCTCCCTAACATCTGGAAGAGTAGAGATTTTGGGTATGGATGTGAATAAAGATTCAAGTAAAATTAAAAAAAGGATAGGAGTGCTTCCTCAGGACTTTAATGCATTCGACTTTTTAACAGTTAGAGAAAATATTGAATATTTTGCGGGCATGTTTGACCGACAAATATCAATAGACGAAATAATCAAAGCGGTGGATCTCCTAGAGAAAAAAGATGTTTGGTTCAAAAAATTATCGGGAGGTTTAAAGCAACGAGTGGGTGTCGCTATATCCATGGTTAATGATCCCGAAATAATTTTCCTTGATGAACCGACAACTGGGTTAGACCCCAAAGCTAGGCGTGATGTCTGGGAAGTGATAAGAGATCTTAAGCAAAAAGAAAAAACGATAATTCTTACTACACACTATATGGAAGAAGCGGAAATTCTCTCGGACCGAGTAGGAATCATTGATCACGGGAAATTATTAGCTATAGGCACCCCAAAAGATATAATTGATAAATATGGGACAGGCAATAAATGCATAATTTCCAATTGCGATGATGTTTGTGCGAAAGCATTGCAGCATCAATGGCCAGGATTAGAAAGAAAGAATGGAGATATAATATTAACGTTTGAAAAGAGCAGTTCTCTTCCTGAAATAATTTATACCCTTGATCGTTCAGGAGGAAACTATGAACAGATTAAAGTCACTAAACCCACTCTAGAAGATGTATTTTTAAGACTCACTGGAAAGAGGTTAAATGATGAGCAAAAAGATTCTAAAAAGATGAAGAAAAGAATTCGTTTTTTAAAAAGAGGGAGAGGAGTTTCGTAA